ATGGCTTATTATACTTGCATCACCTTCGAGGGAGGGATTTTTTCAACTATTTTTTAATCGTTTTAAACTCTTATCATTTTTATGAAAAAATTATTTTTTACTCTGATCGCCATTGTTGGCCTTACTTCAATCTCACTTGCTCAAAACGTTACATTTGGTGTTAAAGCTGGTGCAAACTTCTCTAATATTACTAACCTAGAGATGGACACTAAAATAGGTTTTGTTGCAGGTGGTGTTGCTTCATTCCAACTTTCTGATGCAGTTGCCATCCAGCCTGAGGTACTTTTCTCAGCTCAAGGTGCTAAAACAAAAGAAGGTGATATTACAGCCAAAACTGCTTTTAACTATATCAACATCCCAGTTATGGCTAAATTCTATCTTGCTGAAGGCTTTAACCTTCAAGTAGGACCTCAATTGGGTATCTTAGCTTCTGCTAAAGCTAAAGTTGAAGGAGATGGTGCTGATGTAGATGTTGACCTAAAAGACTCTGTTAACTCTATCGACTTTGGTTTGAACCTGGGCGCTGCCTACGAACTGGAAAGTGGCTTGTACTTTGAAGGTCGTTACAACCTTGGCCTAACTGATACAGCTAAGGATAACGAAAGTGATGACACATACAAAAACTCTGTATTCTCAATTGGCGTTGGCTACTTCTTCGGTAAGTAATTTTTGGAACGCTAATTTTTAATACAACTAAAGAAGCCTAAGTATATCATCTACTTAGGCTTCTTTTATTTTAAATCAATTCGTGCTCTTCTACCAAGTTTTCGGCAAACGTATTTAGCGTATCCTCAATTGCCCTATACCTCAAACCAAGATCTTGCTTGCTATAACTATTATCAAACTGTAAGGCATATCCCAAGTTATACTTCAGAAACTTCCACGAAAAGCCCATAAAAGGACCGAACATATAAAGCATCGCATTCGGTAAACTATTTTTAGGGATTGGAAACTTCTCTCCATACTTTTTTCTTAGTATTTGTGCTATTTCCAGCATAGATAAACTTCCAGCACAAAGTATATGCCTACCACTTGCTTCTGGCTTTAGTCCTGCTAAAATATGTGCACTTGCCACATCCCTTACATCTACCAAACCAAAGTTCATATCAGGCACACCCATTTTCAATTTTCCATTGAACATATTCAACATGAAATCTACACTTGTTGAATCTGTACGGCCAGAGATTGATGGCCCCATAACAAATGCAGGGTTAATAGTTGTCAAAGTCCATTGTGACTGATTGTCTGCAATACTCCAAGCCTCTTTTTCAGCCAATGTCTTGGAGTAGGAGTAAGGCTGATGAGAAAGACTGCTTGTAGAGTTCCAATAAGCTTCTGTAAAAGTCTTACTATCGGTTGCTTCAATTTCAACAGCATCTCCATAAATGGCTACAACACTGGATGTCAGTACTACTCTTTTTACTGATGGAGTCTCATTTGCAGTTAGAAGTACATTTCTAGTCCCTCTTAATGCAGGATCCACAAGGTCTTTTTGAGCATCTTTCACATTCAACTGGAATGGTGAAGCTGTATGCATGACGATTTCACACCCTTGCATAGCCTTTTCAAATGAACCTTCCTGCAACAAGTTTGCCTCAAAAAGCTTTAAGGTACCTGGACTTTCTTCAGCCAACTGTTCCAAGTGCCTAGTTTTTTTTGGATCTGAAAGGCTTCTTACTGTTGCGTGTACTGTATGCCCATCTTCTAGAAGGTATTTCAATATCCAAGAAGCGATATACCCACTACCTCCCGTCACAAGAATAGTCTTTTTACTGTTATCCATTTCTGTCAAGATTTTCTAAATACGATTTGATGTTTAAGTATGATCATCACAAAATAGAAAAATAAAATGAATGTTCATTCGGTGTTGTTGAACAAAATAAATTGGCATAAAAAAAGGCATGGAAGTAAAAAACCTCCATGCCTTCTATATTATATATCTTCTAACCTACTAGAAGAATTTATAACGCTCATCTTCTACACCAGCCAAGTCTGTAATAGCTTGCAGTACTTTATAAGAAGCACCACTACCTTTACGCTGCTCAAGCTGCTTTTTGTAGATCGTGTAATCAGCAGTTTCCATAGGTGCTTCGATGTTTTTCACCTTCACCATAGTTACGCTGTTTTCATCTTTAATAGGCGATGATGTTTCTCCAGCTTTCATTCCGAAGATTGCACCAACAGTTTTAGGAGCAAAACCAACTCCGCTCAATGAAGCTGCTGAAAGTGCCAAGTCATCTTCGATGCCAACAGTTGCGCCATTTCCATAAGCTGATTTGATTTCTTCCAAAGAACCTTTCATGCTAGAAAGTTTCTTGATGATTTCGTCAGCTTTTTTCTCTTTAAGAACTGCTCTTCTTACATCGTCTTTTACTTCATTCAAAGAAGCAACGCCTTTAGCTCTTTCTGTCAACAGAACAGCTACTACAAATCTATCATCAAGGTCAAATACTTCTGATACCTGTCCTTTTTCAGCTTCAGTAAACGCCCATCTGATTACGTTTCTAACACCTGAACCAGTGATACTGTTGATGTAATTAGCATCTTTCTGAAGAGTAAGTGCTTGCTCAATAAACAGGCCTTCAGCTTCAGCTGCTTTTTCAAATGAATCTTTAGACTTAT
This portion of the Limibacter armeniacum genome encodes:
- a CDS encoding porin family protein, which produces MKKLFFTLIAIVGLTSISLAQNVTFGVKAGANFSNITNLEMDTKIGFVAGGVASFQLSDAVAIQPEVLFSAQGAKTKEGDITAKTAFNYINIPVMAKFYLAEGFNLQVGPQLGILASAKAKVEGDGADVDVDLKDSVNSIDFGLNLGAAYELESGLYFEGRYNLGLTDTAKDNESDDTYKNSVFSIGVGYFFGK
- a CDS encoding SDR family oxidoreductase; translation: MDNSKKTILVTGGSGYIASWILKYLLEDGHTVHATVRSLSDPKKTRHLEQLAEESPGTLKLFEANLLQEGSFEKAMQGCEIVMHTASPFQLNVKDAQKDLVDPALRGTRNVLLTANETPSVKRVVLTSSVVAIYGDAVEIEATDSKTFTEAYWNSTSSLSHQPYSYSKTLAEKEAWSIADNQSQWTLTTINPAFVMGPSISGRTDSTSVDFMLNMFNGKLKMGVPDMNFGLVDVRDVASAHILAGLKPEASGRHILCAGSLSMLEIAQILRKKYGEKFPIPKNSLPNAMLYMFGPFMGFSWKFLKYNLGYALQFDNSYSKQDLGLRYRAIEDTLNTFAENLVEEHELI